In Brachionichthys hirsutus isolate HB-005 chromosome 5, CSIRO-AGI_Bhir_v1, whole genome shotgun sequence, a single genomic region encodes these proteins:
- the tspan18b gene encoding tetraspanin-18B: protein MEGDCLSCIKYLMFVFNFLIFLGGSFLLGVGVWVLVDPTGFREIIAANPLLFTGVYIILAMGGMLFLLGFLGCCGAIRENKCLLLFFFMLILLIFLAELAAAILAFIFREHLTREYFTKELKSHYQGYNNTDVFTTTWNAIMTTFDCCGVNSPEDFRDSRFKMINQNHIVPEACCQHAGQTGDKAYINLGQCLSGSMMFRHNKGCYSAVVDYFELYIYVAGALAIVVLTIELFAMVFAMCLFRGIQ, encoded by the exons CTGGGGGGCTCTTTCCTCTTGGGAGTGGGGGTGTGGGTGCTGGTGGACCCCACAGGATTCAGAGAAATCATAGCCGCCAACCCCCTGCTGTTCACGGGGGTCTACATCATCCTGGCCATGGGGGGCATGCTCTTCCTCCTGGGCTTCCTGGGCTGCTGTGGAGCCATCCGGGAGAACAAGTGTCTGCTCCTCTTT TTCTTCatgctcatcctcctcatcttcttaGCGGAGCTGGCCGCTGCCATCCTGGCCTTCATCTTCAGGGAGCAT CTGACCAGAGAATACTTCACCAAGGAGCTGAAGAGCCATTATCAGGGCTACAACAACACCGACGTCTTCACCACCACATGGAATGCCATCATGACAACA TTTGACTGCTGTGGGGTGAACAGCCCAGAGGATTTCAGGGACAGCCGGTTCAAGATGATCAACCAGAACCACATTGTCCCAGAAGCCTGCTGCCAGCATGCCGGTCAGACCGGGGACAAGGCCTACATCAACCTGGGGCAGTGCTTATCAGGCAGTATGATGTTCCGCCATAACAAG GGCTGTTACTCTGCAGTAGTGGACTACTTTGAGCTGTACATCTATGTGGCTGGAGCTCTGGCCATCGTGGTGCTCACCATTGAG CTCTTCGCCATGGTCTTTGCAATGTGTCTCTTCAGGGGAATCCAGTAG